Proteins from a genomic interval of Psychrobacter fulvigenes:
- a CDS encoding META domain-containing protein, giving the protein MKNITKLMMATTLAVGTFAAGCQTTPSVTAPVSQPITTEALQAHNWQLVDAKRSNGEKVTQLFFDPAKPLTLNFMNDNGTDRVAFVNTCNNLAAEYSVVNGNVQLNNVMATMMACPEPQASFDTATLATVQGKYSMSKNADNLPILTIKNDNQVAHFKAVDK; this is encoded by the coding sequence ATGAAAAACATTACCAAACTAATGATGGCGACAACGCTAGCTGTCGGTACCTTTGCTGCCGGTTGCCAGACGACTCCAAGCGTCACTGCTCCAGTGAGCCAACCGATTACTACCGAAGCATTACAAGCCCATAATTGGCAGCTTGTCGATGCCAAGCGCAGCAATGGCGAAAAAGTGACTCAGCTATTCTTTGATCCCGCCAAGCCTTTGACGCTAAACTTTATGAATGATAACGGCACTGATCGCGTGGCCTTTGTGAATACTTGCAATAATCTTGCTGCAGAATACAGTGTGGTAAATGGCAACGTACAGCTTAATAACGTCATGGCCACGATGATGGCTTGCCCTGAGCCACAAGCCAGCTTTGATACCGCGACTTTGGCAACGGTGCAAGGCAAATATAGCATGAGCAAAAATGCGGACAATCTACCTATCTTGACGATCAAAAATGACAATCAAGTGGCGCACTTCAAAGCAGTCGATAAATAA
- a CDS encoding OB-fold-containig protein yields the protein MQESFAIFIIKISLYPTIVFTGLVMFVTLYWVVSLLGMADMDTVDLGDSGADVDVSNLSSTGFFTGLMLKFGLYGVPLIIILTLVSLIGWILSYLYTSLLHQYLDAGIFYYVFGTGALLLVLVVSMWLTGVIISPIRKNIAKIPKRNASSNLGKTAIVRTLSVTDKHGEAELNDGGAGLILRIRPDSDTVEQPLKQGDKVVLVEYLEEANAYRVASVKDK from the coding sequence ATGCAAGAATCTTTTGCAATATTCATCATTAAAATCAGCTTATATCCCACTATTGTCTTTACGGGTCTGGTGATGTTTGTCACTTTATATTGGGTAGTGTCTTTACTCGGGATGGCAGATATGGACACTGTAGACCTTGGCGACTCAGGCGCTGATGTGGATGTCTCTAACTTATCGTCAACAGGCTTTTTTACGGGTCTTATGCTTAAGTTTGGTCTTTATGGCGTGCCTTTAATCATCATACTAACCTTGGTCAGCTTAATCGGTTGGATACTCAGCTATCTCTATACCAGTTTGCTACACCAATACTTGGATGCTGGCATTTTCTATTATGTGTTTGGCACAGGGGCGCTACTTTTAGTATTGGTGGTGTCGATGTGGTTGACGGGTGTCATTATTTCACCCATCCGCAAAAACATCGCCAAAATCCCTAAGCGCAATGCCTCAAGTAACCTAGGTAAGACGGCGATAGTAAGGACGCTGAGTGTGACAGACAAACATGGCGAAGCTGAGCTGAATGATGGCGGTGCAGGTTTGATACTCAGAATACGACCAGATAGCGACACTGTCGAACAACCCCTAAAACAAGGCGACAAAGTGGTATTGGTTGAGTATCTAGAAGAAGCCAATGCATACCGTGTTGCTTCTGTTAAAGACAAATAA
- the map gene encoding type I methionyl aminopeptidase — translation MMTNKSLIQSPEAIEKMRVAGKLASDVLVMLDEHVQVGISTEALNQIAHDYIVNVQDAIPAPLNYNGFPKSICTSVNHVVCHGIPTENKLLKDGDIINIDVTVIKDGYYGDTSKMWIVGDGSIMAQRICKVAQDALYAGMSVVKDGARLGDIGAAIQEVVEPERFSIVREFCGHGISDTFHHEPQVMHYGKKGTGMELKTGMTFTIEPMINQGTWKTKILPDEWTAITKDRKLSAQWEHTMVVTDNGCEVFTTRPEEDLSFLTQ, via the coding sequence ATGATGACTAACAAATCCCTTATCCAATCCCCTGAAGCCATAGAAAAAATGCGTGTGGCTGGTAAACTTGCTAGCGATGTATTGGTGATGCTCGATGAGCATGTGCAAGTCGGTATCAGTACTGAAGCTCTGAATCAAATTGCTCATGACTATATCGTCAATGTGCAAGATGCCATTCCAGCACCGCTTAACTACAATGGCTTCCCCAAATCAATCTGCACCTCGGTCAACCATGTCGTCTGTCATGGCATCCCAACTGAGAACAAACTGCTCAAAGATGGCGACATCATCAATATCGATGTGACTGTCATTAAAGACGGCTATTATGGCGATACCTCAAAGATGTGGATCGTTGGTGATGGCTCTATCATGGCACAGCGTATCTGCAAAGTGGCACAAGACGCTCTCTATGCTGGCATGAGCGTGGTAAAAGATGGCGCCCGCTTAGGTGACATCGGTGCCGCTATCCAAGAAGTGGTAGAGCCTGAGCGTTTCAGTATCGTGCGTGAGTTCTGTGGTCACGGTATCAGTGACACCTTTCACCATGAGCCGCAAGTGATGCATTATGGCAAAAAAGGCACAGGCATGGAGCTTAAGACTGGCATGACCTTTACCATCGAGCCCATGATTAACCAAGGCACATGGAAGACTAAAATCCTGCCAGATGAATGGACAGCCATCACCAAAGATCGCAAGCTCTCGGCACAGTGGGAGCATACCATGGTGGTGACGGATAATGGCTGCGAAGTATTTACCACTCGCCCCGAAGAAGATTTAAGCTTTTTGACTCAGTAA
- a CDS encoding flotillin family protein, with product MDILIIVGVVVVLAFVFIMAALLMLKAFYFKVDQGTALIINGVNKIAVRFDGGFVWPIINKKELMRISLITLEVDRRGKEGLICADNMRADITVAFYLRVNETDEDVLKVAKSVGVDRASDKVAVNELFNAKFSEALKTVGKQIDFVKLFENRSEFRDSIVKEIGNDLNGYVLEDVAIDYLEQTPKASLDSSNILDAEGIKKITQLTAFQNVITNELERDEELAVKKKNVETVEAMLELERQQADAEAKQNREISSVIARETAETRKIEEEERKKSETAIIMVEQDLAIQRENQQREIEVAEQNRLRAVVIEEEKVTRARDLEIVSREREVDLQRIEAERAIELEKKEIANVIRERIAVDKTVAQEEERIKEVREVSEAERSKQTRVLAAEADAEEIKVRQVKKAEAEELSAKHKAVEITTLATANLEASAKESEAKIKLAEGIKAEESAHGFAEAAIQEAKSVSLEKEGIAKANIIKATGQAEAQSEREKGMADAEVIAARGESKARAERDIGMAEAEIIAARGESNAKAEREVGLAKAEVTRAHFQAEADGLVEKFNAMGSMSKEAREHEEFRMGLETALQEAMASIEAGKEIAKENAEVLAVALQKAKIDIVGGEAHFFDNFAKSLSIGKAIDGLAGKSDTLSGIINTMMASQVMNKTNKSSDQSVKHND from the coding sequence ATGGACATACTCATCATCGTCGGCGTGGTTGTAGTGCTGGCGTTTGTTTTCATCATGGCAGCGCTTTTGATGCTCAAAGCCTTTTATTTTAAGGTGGATCAAGGCACCGCACTCATCATTAACGGGGTTAATAAAATAGCTGTACGTTTTGATGGTGGTTTTGTTTGGCCGATTATCAACAAAAAAGAATTGATGCGCATCTCGCTCATCACCTTAGAGGTGGATAGACGTGGTAAAGAAGGATTGATTTGCGCCGATAACATGCGTGCCGATATTACGGTGGCGTTTTATTTGCGTGTCAATGAGACCGACGAAGACGTACTAAAAGTTGCTAAATCAGTTGGAGTTGATAGAGCCTCGGACAAGGTTGCAGTGAATGAGCTGTTTAATGCCAAGTTCTCAGAAGCCCTAAAGACGGTCGGTAAGCAAATTGATTTTGTTAAATTGTTTGAAAACCGCAGTGAGTTTCGTGACAGTATCGTCAAGGAAATCGGCAACGATCTAAATGGCTATGTGCTAGAAGACGTGGCAATTGATTACTTGGAGCAAACCCCAAAAGCGTCCTTAGATTCAAGCAATATCTTGGATGCCGAAGGTATCAAAAAGATTACTCAGCTAACGGCCTTCCAAAACGTCATCACCAATGAGCTTGAGCGCGACGAAGAGCTAGCGGTTAAGAAGAAAAACGTCGAAACCGTCGAAGCCATGCTCGAGCTTGAGCGTCAACAAGCAGATGCTGAAGCCAAGCAAAACCGTGAAATCTCTTCTGTCATTGCACGTGAGACCGCGGAGACCCGCAAGATCGAAGAAGAAGAGCGTAAAAAGTCTGAAACCGCGATTATCATGGTCGAACAAGATTTGGCGATTCAGCGTGAAAATCAGCAGCGTGAAATCGAAGTCGCCGAACAAAACCGTCTGCGTGCGGTCGTCATCGAAGAAGAGAAAGTGACTCGTGCTCGTGATCTTGAAATCGTCTCGCGTGAGCGTGAAGTAGATCTGCAACGTATCGAAGCAGAGCGCGCGATTGAACTTGAGAAAAAAGAAATCGCTAACGTCATTCGCGAACGTATCGCAGTGGACAAAACGGTCGCGCAAGAAGAAGAGCGCATCAAAGAAGTCCGCGAAGTCAGCGAAGCAGAACGCTCTAAGCAGACACGCGTATTGGCAGCTGAAGCCGACGCTGAAGAAATCAAAGTGCGTCAGGTCAAAAAGGCGGAAGCAGAAGAGCTGTCAGCCAAGCATAAAGCGGTGGAAATCACCACGCTTGCCACGGCCAATCTTGAAGCGTCTGCCAAAGAGTCAGAAGCCAAAATCAAGCTTGCTGAAGGTATCAAAGCCGAGGAGTCGGCACATGGATTCGCTGAAGCAGCCATTCAAGAAGCCAAGTCAGTATCGCTTGAAAAAGAAGGCATTGCTAAAGCCAATATCATCAAAGCTACTGGACAAGCTGAAGCGCAATCTGAGCGCGAAAAAGGCATGGCTGATGCTGAGGTCATCGCTGCTCGCGGTGAATCTAAAGCAAGAGCTGAGCGTGACATCGGTATGGCAGAAGCAGAGATTATTGCCGCTCGTGGTGAGTCAAATGCCAAGGCAGAGCGTGAAGTTGGCTTGGCAAAAGCCGAAGTTACCCGCGCGCACTTCCAAGCCGAGGCCGATGGTCTGGTCGAGAAGTTCAATGCTATGGGCAGCATGAGCAAAGAGGCACGCGAGCACGAAGAGTTCCGTATGGGTCTTGAGACTGCCTTGCAAGAAGCGATGGCGTCGATTGAAGCAGGTAAAGAGATTGCCAAAGAAAACGCGGAAGTATTGGCAGTGGCGCTACAAAAAGCCAAAATCGATATTGTCGGCGGTGAAGCGCACTTCTTTGATAACTTTGCCAAGTCGCTTTCTATCGGTAAAGCCATTGATGGCCTTGCGGGCAAGTCAGATACCTTGAGCGGTATTATCAATACTATGATGGCCAGTCAGGTGATGAATAAGACCAATAAGTCTAGTGATCAGTCTGTTAAACATAATGACTAA
- a CDS encoding PD40 domain-containing protein has protein sequence MFNFTISQRLLSKRNAITGLTAALSIFLSACNTLPTTGVQSSASSMVSNPLTAKMPIVDRQGLIAYVEEQGAGSAKVSSLYSVRPDGSDRQLIDQLNGYIYAPAWSADGQLLAYSKQSPREQPKIYIYDRKSKKHSLIVDTNGSNLSPSFSPDGQKLLYSSTVGGNADIYELHLDEGSTIQLTTLPSTEVQPSYASDGQSFVYTSDKKRAGRPRIYRYDFATARATQISTEDYAASPQLSFDNQRLAYLNGRQAAIMTLATRQIMNLAETGLDEPARLSPSGHYALYPTRTAQGVGSLVVYSLSGNTSYTISSQAGGVVRSPIWGR, from the coding sequence ATGTTTAACTTTACCATCAGTCAGCGTTTGCTGAGCAAACGCAACGCTATCACTGGTCTTACTGCTGCGCTCAGTATTTTTTTGAGTGCTTGTAATACACTGCCCACGACTGGCGTTCAGAGTTCCGCTAGTAGCATGGTTAGCAATCCACTGACTGCAAAGATGCCAATAGTAGATCGCCAAGGGCTGATTGCCTATGTAGAGGAGCAAGGGGCGGGATCTGCCAAAGTCTCTAGCCTGTACAGTGTTCGTCCTGATGGCAGTGACAGGCAGCTCATAGATCAGCTAAATGGCTACATCTATGCGCCGGCATGGTCAGCCGATGGACAGCTACTGGCTTATAGTAAGCAATCCCCACGCGAGCAACCCAAGATTTATATCTATGACCGCAAAAGCAAAAAGCATAGTCTGATCGTCGATACAAATGGCAGTAATCTGTCTCCATCCTTCTCACCCGATGGGCAAAAGTTGCTCTATAGCTCAACAGTCGGTGGCAATGCCGATATCTATGAGCTGCACTTGGATGAGGGTAGTACTATACAGCTCACTACGCTGCCGAGTACCGAAGTGCAGCCAAGCTATGCCAGTGATGGGCAAAGCTTCGTCTATACTAGTGATAAAAAACGCGCTGGGCGTCCTCGCATATATCGCTATGACTTTGCCACTGCTAGAGCGACTCAAATAAGCACAGAAGACTATGCAGCCAGTCCTCAGCTCAGCTTTGACAACCAGCGTTTGGCGTATCTGAATGGTCGCCAAGCCGCGATTATGACCCTCGCCACTAGGCAGATAATGAACTTGGCAGAGACAGGTCTGGATGAGCCAGCACGTCTATCGCCATCTGGTCACTATGCGCTTTATCCCACACGCACTGCGCAAGGTGTTGGAAGTTTGGTTGTATATTCACTATCAGGTAATACAAGCTATACCATTAGCAGTCAGGCGGGCGGGGTGGTGCGCTCACCGATATGGGGTCGTTAA
- a CDS encoding DNA repair ATPase has product MADTQNSNNPNSLDNNGQAHQAEQTDQAVASGNAYELIKRRLSEQGSRLQAQTATLNNARLEEFGSTQMQVIARTRIRTEHNCVAQDMVQVGDYLLFGYNVFMGLKRASSIKDVLSLYRLIESADPDNKSGEGNAEQDYQLEEIDLAGTFLDQQGFIQDFDELYRYYKQTRLIQLTVKDSKLLLAFQIGERITDIRVFRFALDFSEGTPESAQVVYVDNRGERDIELPPAYDFEWTETTREQMINGKYPHMNILDTVFVETVGGSLTIKIEDNTESGLGIYSEPVSDSTQSLTDADIAYAKVGSLILLKVLPYREDSHRYFVYNTLTEEVLRLDAIGQSCVQLPEDHGIIFPGGYYLQTGEYKLFDANNGDANTSTSNGNKKNLKFKRRIVSPNGEDVLFLFYDRDLGITGLFPYNLIKKQLANTIYCNGMALAENGRLVLFSAQSEPSRIHPMQIWHTPYASPEYVNELPESTSFYGKIGNKELVRGISDLYSITRLIDNQSVSQKLYEELADNTSRLFDSYYWLSEPELTEIAGSIKEVTATAELVIDEFAKVQSIQKQTQTAIADAEAQQNEILRQIRVTTFESASDYVDQLSALRRQKGRLVSLEDLRYLDSDKLVALQTQLEAAESELAEKTVLFLSGEEALSSYEGVLADVNERLNTSETNAELKPVLEKIDETAQGLDLLTELLGTLDVADATVRTQIIDDISTIYASLNQSKAKLNHKRKNLGSAEAVAQFGAQFRLFGQSIANALSIANTPEKSDEQMAKLLVQLEELESQFADPETNSGDQFLADIISKREEIYEVFENHKQQLLDARNRKAQNLGDGALRMLESIKRRTQSTGVTGFSEEEALNTYFASDGLVQKVRSIAKELQEMGFSVKADDIDARLKAIQVESYKSLKDKSDLFEEGGQIIKLGRHRFSVNTQPLDLTLLSRGQTDGKRVLNLHLTGTDYYEVLDNAELNALRPYWDMNIASESDTVYRAEYLAYSIIESAKNSQDGLTEARLYQAYDETVSTISSTIDSNGDIDDSSPLAKLVKTYATPRYQLGFEKGIHDHDATLLLRQILPTLREAGLLIYTPQVRALAQVFYWQLSLVKALGLNGLRQFGYDNWLNESVLTRVSNWSDRAVTAEQLRRSLGSDTAKALLVEDMAEVMHNFVFAYNDDNFGLESDSNKKLETENDTSDIHNANIFKQSYVQLASEYLVSVMGQASSLDVKTEWQTSQQAQQLCEQLMQALNSSSGSTQNAASFEQLQSSIGKLTLQPKSAYELLATWFHALLDKAYANSKNSSEQANSDDNTLSEEQRAQLEEAEALRQQQLAIGRHYVPEAIAVLLTQLDDGQREALVQRLIDSGVSFDKSATGTPSTLSFSATTSLTSLNNPLNQVQSFERSIGKVSLEIQVNNLLGEHERIHQQTLTFAVDDFLNRLHHHDTQVIPAYRRYLAMRSEILHDAREALRLDEFMPRPLSSFVRNRLINESYLPLIGDNLAKQMGTVGEDKRTDLMGILMMISPPGYGKTTLMEYVANRLGLIFMKINCPSLGHDVTSLDPEKAPNATAREELNKINLAFEMGNNVMLYLDDIQHTHAEFLQKFISLGDGTRRVDGVWQGKTKTYDMRGKKFCVVMAGNPYTESGEAFKVPDMLANRADIYNLGDIMSGMEDVFALSYIENSLTSNAVLAPLANRDLSDVHRLIRMAKAVGSNSENLAQASDLTYPYSTSEINEIIAILRHMFTVQEVILDVNQAYIASASQDDKYRVEPIFKLQGSYRNMNKMTEKLSAVMNKEELNQLIDDHYLGESQLLTSGAESNLLKLGEMRGVLDDAEKERWEQIKADFLRNKAMGGEDGDTGARIVAQLVDLASGFNAISSQFDKYLNQNDPEQLARLNESAEQAKRDAQIESQKLLADSFITGFVDNAKVVSDSIDNGFEKSMNQLMQIYKHDHKTESEYLKQNQDMQKSLMVQLVSAVEQLAQQMAESLSNRAEDHTSDSELTEKTALMANALKQALEPLTIRMDEKLALDTSTDQSGKLIVNSLNRLNKIFDDHE; this is encoded by the coding sequence ATGGCGGATACGCAAAATTCAAATAATCCAAATAGCCTAGATAATAATGGCCAAGCGCATCAAGCTGAACAAACCGATCAGGCGGTGGCTTCTGGTAATGCCTATGAGCTCATCAAAAGACGTCTTAGCGAACAAGGCAGCCGTCTACAAGCGCAGACCGCTACTCTTAATAATGCGCGTCTAGAAGAGTTTGGCAGCACTCAGATGCAGGTCATTGCGCGTACCCGTATTCGTACCGAACACAACTGTGTGGCGCAGGATATGGTGCAGGTCGGCGACTATCTATTGTTTGGCTACAACGTGTTTATGGGTCTTAAGCGTGCGAGCAGTATCAAAGATGTGCTGTCGTTATATCGTTTGATAGAGTCTGCTGACCCTGATAATAAGAGCGGCGAGGGCAACGCTGAGCAAGACTATCAGTTAGAAGAAATAGATCTGGCAGGTACCTTTTTAGATCAACAGGGTTTTATACAAGACTTTGATGAGCTGTATCGCTACTACAAGCAAACACGGCTGATTCAGCTGACCGTTAAAGACAGCAAACTGCTGTTGGCGTTTCAGATTGGTGAGCGTATCACTGATATTCGGGTGTTTCGTTTCGCCTTAGATTTTAGCGAAGGCACACCAGAGTCTGCCCAAGTCGTCTATGTAGACAATCGCGGTGAGCGCGATATTGAATTGCCGCCAGCCTACGATTTTGAGTGGACTGAGACCACGCGTGAGCAGATGATCAACGGCAAATATCCGCATATGAACATCTTAGATACGGTGTTTGTGGAGACGGTAGGCGGTAGTTTGACCATTAAGATAGAAGATAATACTGAGTCAGGGCTAGGAATCTATAGCGAGCCTGTCAGTGACAGCACGCAGTCTCTGACCGATGCTGATATTGCTTATGCCAAAGTTGGTAGCTTAATCTTGCTAAAGGTATTGCCGTATCGTGAAGACAGCCATCGTTACTTTGTCTACAACACCTTGACGGAAGAAGTGCTGCGACTGGATGCTATCGGGCAGTCGTGCGTGCAGCTGCCTGAAGATCACGGCATTATTTTCCCAGGAGGTTATTACTTACAAACGGGCGAGTATAAGCTGTTCGATGCTAACAATGGCGATGCCAATACTAGCACCAGCAACGGCAATAAAAAGAACTTAAAGTTTAAACGCCGAATCGTCTCGCCAAACGGTGAAGATGTGCTGTTTTTATTTTACGATAGAGATTTAGGCATCACAGGGTTATTCCCTTATAACTTGATCAAAAAACAACTGGCAAATACCATTTACTGTAATGGTATGGCGTTGGCTGAGAACGGCCGCTTAGTACTGTTCAGCGCTCAAAGTGAGCCGTCACGCATTCACCCGATGCAGATATGGCATACCCCTTATGCCTCTCCAGAATATGTGAATGAATTGCCTGAAAGTACGAGCTTCTATGGCAAAATTGGCAATAAGGAATTGGTGCGCGGCATCTCAGACCTCTATAGCATCACCCGCCTGATTGACAATCAAAGCGTGTCGCAAAAGCTCTATGAAGAGCTGGCGGATAATACCAGCCGCCTGTTTGATAGCTATTATTGGCTGTCTGAGCCTGAGCTGACTGAGATTGCTGGTAGCATTAAAGAAGTGACGGCTACTGCTGAGTTGGTCATTGATGAGTTTGCCAAAGTACAAAGTATCCAAAAGCAAACCCAAACGGCTATAGCCGATGCCGAAGCCCAGCAAAATGAAATCTTACGGCAGATACGAGTCACTACTTTTGAGTCCGCCAGTGACTATGTTGATCAATTGTCTGCGTTGAGACGGCAAAAAGGCCGCTTGGTCAGCTTGGAAGATTTACGTTATTTAGATAGCGATAAATTAGTAGCGCTACAAACACAACTAGAAGCAGCAGAGAGCGAGCTTGCCGAAAAAACCGTACTATTTCTAAGTGGTGAAGAGGCGCTATCAAGCTACGAAGGGGTATTAGCAGATGTTAATGAGCGTTTAAATACGAGCGAGACCAATGCCGAGCTCAAGCCAGTATTAGAAAAAATCGATGAGACCGCTCAAGGTCTAGACTTGTTGACCGAGCTGCTAGGTACACTAGACGTCGCCGATGCCACGGTACGTACGCAAATTATCGATGACATCTCGACCATCTATGCGAGTCTCAATCAAAGCAAAGCCAAGCTCAATCATAAACGCAAAAACTTAGGTTCAGCTGAAGCAGTAGCGCAATTTGGTGCGCAGTTTAGACTGTTTGGTCAGTCCATTGCCAATGCTTTATCCATTGCCAATACGCCTGAGAAGTCAGACGAGCAAATGGCAAAATTGCTGGTGCAGTTAGAAGAGTTAGAGAGCCAGTTTGCTGACCCAGAGACCAATAGTGGCGATCAGTTTTTAGCTGACATTATCAGCAAGCGTGAAGAGATTTATGAGGTTTTTGAAAACCATAAGCAGCAATTGCTTGATGCGCGTAACCGTAAGGCACAAAACTTAGGTGATGGCGCACTACGGATGCTAGAGAGCATCAAAAGGCGTACCCAAAGCACAGGTGTCACGGGTTTTAGCGAGGAAGAAGCTTTAAATACTTACTTTGCCTCAGATGGCCTAGTGCAAAAAGTGCGTAGCATCGCCAAAGAGTTGCAAGAGATGGGCTTTAGCGTCAAAGCAGATGATATCGATGCGCGTCTCAAAGCCATTCAAGTTGAGAGTTATAAGAGTCTAAAAGACAAGTCAGACTTGTTTGAAGAGGGCGGTCAGATTATTAAGTTAGGCCGCCATCGCTTTTCGGTCAATACTCAGCCGCTGGATTTGACCTTACTAAGTCGCGGGCAGACAGACGGCAAACGCGTCCTTAATCTACATCTAACGGGCACAGATTATTATGAAGTATTGGACAATGCCGAATTAAACGCTTTGCGTCCGTACTGGGATATGAATATCGCCTCCGAGTCTGATACCGTCTACCGCGCCGAATACTTGGCTTATAGCATTATCGAGAGCGCCAAAAACAGCCAAGATGGCCTAACCGAAGCGCGTCTGTATCAAGCTTATGATGAGACTGTTAGCACCATAAGCAGCACTATTGATAGCAATGGCGACATCGATGACAGTAGCCCTCTTGCCAAACTGGTCAAAACTTACGCTACCCCGCGCTATCAGCTTGGGTTTGAAAAAGGTATTCATGACCATGATGCGACACTTTTGCTAAGGCAGATATTGCCGACACTGCGCGAAGCTGGCTTGCTGATTTATACTCCGCAAGTTCGCGCCTTGGCACAAGTTTTCTATTGGCAATTAAGCCTAGTAAAAGCGCTTGGTTTAAATGGGTTACGTCAATTTGGTTACGATAACTGGTTAAATGAGTCCGTACTAACGCGCGTGAGTAACTGGTCGGATAGAGCCGTTACCGCTGAGCAGTTGCGTCGCAGCTTAGGTAGTGATACCGCCAAAGCCTTGCTGGTTGAAGATATGGCGGAGGTTATGCATAACTTTGTCTTTGCTTATAATGATGATAACTTTGGTCTCGAAAGTGATTCTAATAAGAAATTAGAAACAGAAAACGATACTAGCGACATTCATAATGCCAATATTTTTAAGCAAAGCTACGTGCAGCTTGCCAGCGAATACTTGGTCAGTGTCATGGGGCAGGCGAGTAGCTTAGACGTCAAAACAGAATGGCAAACTAGCCAGCAAGCGCAGCAGTTGTGCGAGCAGCTGATGCAAGCGCTAAATAGTTCGTCAGGCAGTACGCAGAACGCTGCCAGTTTTGAGCAATTACAATCTTCAATCGGCAAGCTGACCTTGCAGCCCAAATCTGCCTATGAGCTATTGGCAACTTGGTTTCATGCCCTGCTCGATAAAGCCTACGCCAATAGTAAAAACAGTAGCGAGCAAGCAAATAGCGACGACAATACGCTTAGTGAAGAGCAGCGTGCTCAGCTTGAAGAAGCAGAAGCGCTACGTCAGCAGCAGTTAGCCATCGGTCGCCATTATGTACCCGAGGCCATTGCGGTCTTACTCACCCAATTAGATGATGGGCAACGTGAAGCCTTGGTACAGCGTCTTATTGACTCAGGTGTCAGCTTCGATAAGAGCGCCACTGGCACGCCGTCTACTTTGTCATTCTCAGCCACTACCTCGCTGACCAGTCTCAATAATCCACTCAATCAAGTGCAGAGCTTTGAGCGCAGCATAGGTAAAGTGTCGCTTGAAATACAAGTCAATAACTTACTAGGCGAACATGAGCGCATTCATCAGCAGACTTTGACCTTTGCTGTCGATGATTTCTTAAATCGTTTGCACCATCATGACACACAGGTCATACCCGCTTATAGACGCTATCTGGCTATGCGCTCCGAGATTTTGCATGATGCCCGCGAGGCGCTGCGGCTCGACGAATTTATGCCGCGTCCACTGTCATCCTTTGTGCGTAACCGTCTGATTAATGAGAGCTATCTGCCGCTTATCGGTGACAACCTTGCTAAGCAAATGGGCACGGTCGGCGAAGATAAACGTACCGATCTGATGGGTATCCTGATGATGATATCGCCACCAGGTTACGGTAAAACCACCTTGATGGAGTATGTGGCAAACCGTCTCGGCCTTATCTTTATGAAGATTAATTGTCCTTCCCTCGGTCATGACGTCACCTCTTTAGACCCCGAAAAAGCGCCCAACGCTACCGCACGAGAAGAGCTGAATAAAATTAACCTAGCCTTTGAGATGGGCAATAACGTCATGCTTTATCTGGATGATATCCAGCATACTCATGCCGAATTTTTACAGAAGTTTATCTCACTTGGTGATGGTACGCGCCGCGTCGATGGCGTCTGGCAAGGCAAAACCAAAACCTACGACATGCGCGGCAAGAAGTTCTGCGTGGTCATGGCAGGTAACCCGTACACCGAAAGCGGCGAAGCCTTCAAAGTCCCTGACATGCTCGCCAACCGCGCTGACATCTATAACTTGGGCGATATCATGAGTGGGATGGAAGACGTCTTTGCGCTCAGCTATATTGAAAACTCGTTAACCTCCAATGCTGTGCTAGCACCGCTTGCCAACCGTGATTTGAGTGACGTCCATCGTCTGATTAGAATGGCAAAAGCCGTTGGTTCCAATAGCGAAAATCTCGCGCAAGCAAGCGACTTGACTTATCCTTACAGCACCTCAGAGATTAACGAAATTATCGCCATCTTGCGCCATATGTTTACCGTGCAAGAAGTCATCCTTGATGTCAACCAAGCTTACATCGCCTCGGCTTCGCAAGATGATAAATATCGCGTCGAGCCGATATTTAAGTTGCAAGGCAGCTACCGGAACATGAACAAAATGACCGAAAAGCTCTCAGCGGTCATGAATAAAGAGGAGCTTAACCAGCTGATAGACGATCACTATCTCGGCGAGTCGCAGCTACTGACTTCAGGTGCAGAGAGTAACTTACTTAAGCTTGGCGAGATGCGCGGCGTACTTGACGATGCAGAAAAAGAGCGCTGGGAGCAAATCAAAGCTGACTTTTTGCGTAACAAAGCCATGGGCGGCGAAGATGGCGACACTGGCGCACGTATCGTCGCGCAGCTTGTTGACCTAGCCAGCGGCTTCAATGCCATCAGCAGTCAGTTTGATAAATACCTTAACCAAAACGATCCTGAGCAACTGGCACGTTTAAATGAATCAGCAGAGCAAGCCAAACGAGACGCGCAGATTGAGTCCCAAAAACTGCTCGCCGACAGCTTTATCACGGGTTTTGTAGATAATGCCAAAGTCGTCAGCGACAGTATCGATAATGGCTTTGAGAAGAGCATGAATCAGCTGATGCAAATCTATAAGCACGACCACAAGACGGAAAGCGAGTACCTCAAGCAAAACCAAGACATGCAAAAGTCTCTCATGGTGCAATTGGTCAGCGCGGTTGAACAGTTGGCACAGCAAATGGCGGAAAGCTTGTCCAACAGGGCTGAAGATCATACATCTGACAGCGAGCTCACTGAGAAAACCGCGCTCATGGCAAATGCTCTCAAGCAAGCGCTAGAGCCGCTGACCATACGCATGGATGAAAAGCTTGCCCTTGATACCAGTACCGACCAATCGGGCAAGCTCATCGTCAATAGCTTAAACAGGCTTAATAAAATATTTGATGATCATGAGTAG